The Mesoplasma tabanidae sequence AGAAATAATGATGGTAATTTTAATATCGAATCAATCTTTTTAGAGTAAAAGGGCATAATGAATAATAAAAACATTTTATGTATCATAAAATACGAATTAAAATTGGAACTGCAACACTTATGAGAAAATAATCTCATAGGAATTGCAGTTTTTTTTGATACAAAAAAGCAACTCCTGACCGATCAAAGCCCAAAGGAGTTACCATGAATAATTATAAACAAATATCTTTAAAAGAAAGAACATTAATTGAATATCTATTAAATATTCAAAATAAATCTGTTTCTTTTATAGCTAAAGAATTAAATAGAAATAGATCAACTATTTACAGAGAAATTAAAAGAAATAAAGCAGCTATAATTTATAAAACCAAGGATTCACAATTTACTAGAGATATTAATAATACCTTATCTCATCAAAATAAAATAAGTAAATATAATGAATTCTTGAGATTTCTTTATGTTAATTTTAATCCAAAAAGTTTTAGCATTGATGTTTGTGTTTTTAAAGCCAAAGAACTTGGGATTAAAACACCAACAACCCAAACTGTTTACAATTGAATTAAGAATAAGCAAATAAAAATTAAATCAAAAGATTTATTGAGACCTAGGTTTTGATGAAAAAAGTCTAGTAAATATAAGCATTATCTATGAGAAATATCAAAAATGAATTCCATTCCAATTACTTATAGACCTAAAAATATTAATCAAAGAAAAGACATTGGTCATTTTGAAATTGATTTAATTGTTAGTTCTGGCAATAGTTCAAAAGCCATAATGACACTAGTTGAAAGAGTTACCAGAAAAGGTTTTGCAATTAAATTAGAAAATAAAACTATGAAACATACAAATGAAAAATTAAAAGAATTAATTGGAAAAGAAAATTTAAATATTAAATCTATTACTAAAGATAATGGTATGGAATTTAATCTTTTACATGAAGTCACACAAGAATTAAACGTACCACTTTATACATGTAATACCTACGCTTCTTGTGAAAAAGGAACTAATGAAAATTTTAATGGTTTGATTAGAAGATATTTACCTAAGAAAACTAATTTTACAAATTTAAAAGATGATAATATAATAGAAATATTAAATGAAATAAATAAAATGCCTCGTAAAATTCTGAACTATAAATCAGCTCAGGAATTTTATGAGACATTCGGTTAGAAGTGTTGCACTTCCAATTTTAATTTATATTTTATGTATCATAAAATGTTTTTGGTTCATAATTTGTGAAAAATATTTTTAAGAAGTAAATATTATAAAAATGAAGCTTAACTTTTAAATTTCATTGTATTTTATAAAATTTATTATTTCGATGAGAATCCAATCATATTAAACAATATTTAATAAGGAAACTGTTATATTATTAAAAAAGAATTTTTAAACTCTATTTTATCCCATGTTCTTAATTAAACTTGCTGATGAATTTAAAGCATGAGTTACTATAAATAGAAATACTCTTTTTATGAAGTCTTAACTAAAATAATTAGAAGTAGTTTCCAATCAAGTATTTTTAGATTAAAATATATTGTAAAGGGGCGTGATTGAATGAGTTATTACTACAAACCAAGTATGGGTTATTCAGTTCACGCTCTACAAAGAGCTAAAGAAAGACTTAAATTGCAAAATAAGCAAGATTGAGAAGTAAAAGAAGCAATTAAAAATCATATTTTTAATTCTACTAAAACCTTTAAAATTAATGGAATGTTATATTTATCAGCATCAAACACAAACATATTTTTTGTTATCAATGAAAGTAGTAATACACTTGTAACTGTAACACTTGTATCAGCTGAAAAGCAATTAAGATTGATGGGTGGTTGATAACATGATAATTGGAGTATATGGTACTATTGGTGCTGGTAAAACAACTATTTCAAACAAAATTAAAAAACTTAAATTTAAGGTTGTTAATGCTGATAAAATTGCAAGAGATATTTTAAATTCTAGGGATATTCAAAAACAAATAAAAAATTTATTCCCTAATGCTTTTGTTGTTGATGAATTAGATAGAAGTAAATTGAGAAAAATTATTTCAGAAGATGAAAAAAGCTTAAATAAATTAAACTCTATAGTTTGACCTGAAATCAAAAATCAAATTTCATTAATCATTAAAACAAATCCTGGAAATATTGTTATAGACGCAGCATTATTGCCAGAATTAGATCTTGAAATTGATAAATATATTAGAGTTAAATCAAATTTAATTACAACACTTTTAAGAGTTAAAAAAAGAGATAAAAAATCTTTTAAAGAAACATATAGAATTTATAAGCAACAAAAACAAAGAATTAATAAATATAAAATAAATGATGAAGTAATAATAAGTAATGATATATGAACAAAAAATATAACATATAAGCAACTGCATAAGAAAATTTTTAAATAAGATATGATGATCTTATTTTTTTATATCCAATAATTTCATTTAATTAAGATAAAATAAATAGTATGAATAAATCAGGAATAATAATTTTAAATAAACCTCAAGGTTTAACAACAAATCATTTAATTCAAAGACTTAAAAGAAAATTAAATGTTAAGAAAATAGGACATGCCGGAACATTAGATCCTTTAGCTACGGGTTTAGTCATTTGTTTAATTAACAGTGGTACAAAATTGAGTGATTATTTTTTAAATGAAAATAAGGCCTATGAAGTAACAATGAAATTATTTAAGGCAACAGATACTTATGATAGTGATGGAGCAACAGTTGAAGAACAAGAACGCTTTGAAATTGGAAAGCAGGAAATAGAAAAGGTTATCTCAAGGTTTAATGGACTTACTTACGAACAAGAACCACCAATGTATTCAGCAATAAAGATAGAAGGTAAAAAACTTTATGAGTATGCTCGTGAAAATCAAGTTGTAAAAGTTAATAAAAGAACTGTAAAAATTAATTCTTTAATTTTTGATAATTTTGAAAATGATGAAATATCATTAACTGTTTATTGTTCAAAGGGAACATATATAAGAAGTCTTATTGTTGATATAGCAAAAGAACTTAAAACAATAGCACATGTTACACGCTTAAATAGAATTGAGTCTGGAAACTTTAAAATTGGTGATTCAGTTTCTTTAGACGAATGCCAAGAATCAAACTTAATTGAAATGGCTGATGCAGTTAAAATGGCAGATTATGAAATTATTAAATTAGAAGATACATTGAATATTGAACATGGCAAAAAAATTGAGTTACAAATTGAAAAAGATATTGTTTTTATTTCTAATAATTTAAATCAATTAATTGCTTGCTATGAAAGAGAAAAAGATAATTTATTTAAATGTAAACGTGGAGGTTTGAATATTTAATGAAGGTTTTCAGAACTGATATAAATAACATAATTCAAAGTCAAAAAAAATCCTGTGTTACTATAGGAATGTTTGATGCTATGCATAAATATCACAAAATCATTATAAATAAAGCTCAAGTAATAGCTAAAGAAAATAATTTAGAATCTATTATCATAACTTTTAGTCATAAACCAAATAAAGAAAAATATACTTTGCTAAATGAAGAAAAAAAAATTAATTTTATAGAAGAGAATTTTAAAATAGACAAGTTAATTATTTTGAACGTTGATGATAATTTAATCAAAACATCAAAGGAAAAATTTGTTGAAATTTTAAAAACTAAGCTTAATGTAATTAAATTAGTTGAAGGCAGTGATTTTAGATTTGGTTTTGAAAAAGCTGGAGATGTGCAATTCTTAAAAGAAAACTTTGGTACTGAAAATGTTTTCATTTTTGAAAGAGATGAAAACATATCAACTTCAAAAATTAAAGAACTGGTAAGAGAGAATAAAATTGATCAAATAGAAGATCAACTAGAAGTTGATACTAATTTATTGAAATAATAATTTTAAAAGTCTATAATATAAAAAGTGATTGTTCACCAGAGATGCTATTCGCTCCCATGAATACACCTTTGATGAAACACTAAAAATCAAAATGAAAGGGAGACAGATCATGATTTCAAAAACAAGAAAAGCTGAAATTATTAAAGAATTTGGTGGAAGTGATGCTAATACTGGATTAGCTGAAGTTCAAATTGCTTTATTAACAGAAGATATCGCTAACATGACTGAACATTTAAAAGAACATAAAAAAGATGTTCCTACAAGAAGAACTTTATTAAAAAAAGTTGCTCAAAGAAGACACTTATTAGACTTCTTAATTAAAAAAGATGTTAACAGATATAAAGAAATTATTGCTAAATTAGGTTTAAGAAAATAATTTCAAAAAAACATTAAAAATTATTGACACGTAGATTTAATTTTTATATTATATTTATGTGTCTAAGACGCAGGTGTAGTTTAATGGTAGAACTTCAGCCTTCCAAGCTGACTGTGAGGGTTCGATTCCCTTCACCTGCTCCATTTAAAAAGTAAAACAACCGTAAGGTTGTTTTTTTATTTTTTGATATAATTAAGAATAGAAAAAAGGTGAATCAGATGAGTGATATTAAAGGCTTAGACTGAAATAAGACAAGAGAATTTAATCTTGAAAGAACAAATATTTGAATAAGTTTTGCTTTTGAAATTTTGGTTGTTGTTTTACCATACGTTGTAATTTGAATATTAATAGGTAGTTCATGAAACACAACGAAATATCATAATTATTACAATTTTTTACCATTAAAAGAATTTTTACTTTCTTTAATATGTATTGGATATGTATTAATAGCCTTAACATTTAACTTAATAACCTATTTTTTAAAGTGACAAAGAGAGGATAGTTTTACTTTTACAATATCTATTGCATTATGCTTAGCGGGTTTAATAATTAATAGCATTTGAATTGATAATTTATCAATTGGTGGATTTGCAATATTTTTGAAATTAATATTCTTAGTTGTATTCGCTTTAATTGGTATTTTTATAGGAACCCTTATAACAATGCTAATAAGAAATTTTAGATTTAAAATTGAAGAAGAAGATCAAATATTGTTGGAAGCACATAAAAATGGTGAAGAAATCCCAAGTATTAAAAAAATAAGATTACAAAGAGCTGAAAAATACAGAATTAGAAAAGAACAAGATTTACAAGAACTTAATAGATTTAAAAAGGAACTTGATGAAAAAATTGCAATTGAATTAAAAAATAAAAAGATTGAAAAATTGGATCAAAGAGAAAATAAAAAACGTAATAAAAAATCTAATAAAAAATAACTAAGTTTATGTATTAAAAAGCATAATAAAATTTGTTAAAATTAATGTAATTATATTTTCAGAGAAAGGAATCTTATGAGTAGTAAAATTGAAACAAATCAAAGTAGATTTCTAAATTTAAAAAACAATAGTTTTTTTATAAGGTTTGCATCAAGTATTATTATTGTAGCATTGATAATTTTGTTTATTTCAACAGCAATATTAAGTGAAGAATTATGAGTTAATTTGAAAAATGTTCATACAGCAAAAATTGTAAGTCAGTCCCTTGGAGTTGTAATGCTATGTATTTCAATATCAATATTAATTTTTTGTATTTACGAATTAGCAACATCTTTAAAAATAAAAAATAAGTGATTTATAACAATAATGGAAATATTAGCTTTAGCAATATTTTTAGCTCCGATAACTTCTAAAATGAATTTAGAACAGCTGTTTATATATCAAGGATGAGCTTTAAAATCAATTTTTTCAGCATGATATATGCAGATTATATATTTAATATTATTTTTAGTTATTTCATTTACATCTGGTTATTTATCAGGCATTGAAATGAGAAAACTTATGATGATAGTTGGAACTTCATTAATAATAATTTTTGGTTTAAAAGGTTTTACATATATTTCATTATCTAATGATTATATTTCTCAAGAATATTCAAGTATAAAGTTTGGATATATTACTGCGATCTGAATTTGATTAATTGTTATTTTAACAGATACGTTTGCTTATATATTTGGAGTAGCATTTGGTAAGCACAAAATGGCTCCAGTAATAAGTCCTAAAAAAAGTTGAGAAGGAGCAATAGGTGGTTTTGTGACTGCATTTGTTGTTGCAGTTATAATGGCAATATTATTTTTCTTCTTTATGAATTCTCATGCAGTTTTTAAAGACTATATGAGTAACATAGAAGAAAACTTAGGGAAAGGAATAGTTATATTCTTATACATATTACTTGCAGCTTTAATATCATTTATAGGACAATTAGGGGACTTATTCTTTTCACTGATTAAGCGAAAAAATAATATAAAAGATTTTTCAAATTTAATACCAGGACATGGTGGAGTTTTAGACAGACTTGATTCATTCATGCTTGTATTCTTATTTATGTATTTATTTACATTAATTAACTAATTAAAGGAGTTCATATGGGAAGTGTACTTATAGTAATTTTATCTATATTAATTTCAATTATTGTTGTATTAGTGTTGATTACACTTCATGAACTTGGACATTTTATTGTTGCAAAATTATCAAAGGCATATGTCTTTGAATTTGCTATTGGGTTTGGTCCTAAATTATTTGTAATAAAAAGAAAAGAAACTTGATATTCTGTTAGATTGATACCCTTAGGAGGATATGTATCTATTGCAAGTGATTTTGCAGAACCACCAAAAGGTCGAGAAGAAGAGTTTGAAAAAATTCCTGATGCTCGCAAAATTGATTATGCTATTAAATGAAAAAAAACACTGTTTATTTTATTTGGACCGTTAGTTAACTTGTTTATAGCTTATATCCTAATATTCTCAGTGATGTTTGGTGTTGGTTATAAACCAAGTGATCCAAATTTTTATGGTCAAAACTTTGCAACAAGTTCTATAGCTTATAAAATTATATATGCAAATGAAAATAAAGGCACATTACCACCTGAAACAGAAAACAAATATATTTACAATGATTTACAAATTGCTATAACTGAATGAAATGTAAAAATTGAATCTGTTCCAGAGATATTTAGTTTTAAAACACAAAATAAATCAAATTTAGCACCTACATATTTACAAATTTCAAAAATGTTTAATGACGGAAAAAATAATATTTTAAATGAATTACATAAAAGTGAAATTAATTCTGGTTCTGTTGAATATCAATTTAAGTATGTAAAATTAGCTAATGATTACTCTGGTGATATACAAGAAACAAAAGAAACAAAATTTATAACTATAAGTAATGATAAAACAATTTCTGAATGAAAGAGAACAGGTCAAATTACAGGTATTGCAATTGCTCCACCAGATAGACATTTTAAAAATGGCGGACAAAAATTTGGTTATACATTTGTTGAAACTTGAAATCAAGCATTTTCCCTTGTAATAGGAATTGGTAAATTCTTTACTGGTGACTTTAGTGCAATTTCAGGTCCTGTAGGTATTGCAAAATCATCAATAGGAACAACTAGTGCAGTAACAACATCAATAACAGCTAGTCGAATTTTTTATGTTTCATCAATATCTGCTAACTTATTTATGTTAAACATGCTTCCTTTTCCACCATTAGATGGATATAAATTTTGAGAAACACTTGTTGAATGAGTTACTAAAAAAGAGGTTAGTCAAAAAACAAAAACAATAATTTATGCAGCTGGAGCTATTTTATTATTAAGTTTTATTGTTGTAATAACAATTAAAGATTTTATTTTTTAAAAAGGAGAATATATGTCAGACAATAAAGTATTAGAATTATTTCAAAAATTGAAAATTAACTTAAATGAAGGTGAGCTTTCATATTTTGAACATTCTGAAATTGAAAAAACTGCTATAAGTTCAGTTAAATCAAAACTTAAGTTGTCATTGAAGATAAAAAACTTTTTACCAATAAGAGTATTAAGTGAAATTCACGAAAAATGTATAGGAGCAGAAGATATTAAAATTAAATTAATTTTAAATGTTCAGCATCAAAGAATAGACAAAGAAATAATTTGTGAATATATTGAATTTATTAAAAACGTAAAATCTCAAAACAAAACAATTATTTGAAATTTTATTGAATCAGAAGGATTTGAGTATGATGATGAAGAAAATCAAATTAAATTTGTTGTTGATTCTAATGAATTAAAAAATCAGTTAACAATTGAAATGGAATATTGTTTAGCTAAACTATCTCAATTTGGATTTAAAAATTTAAGTTATGATATTCAAGTTGAAGATAAAACAGAAGAGTACATAAAACAATCATTAAAAATTGAGCAAGAAACAAAAGAACAATATAAGCAGTTTGCACCAGAACAAACTGAAAAATCACAAAATATTATTATTTCTAGACAAAATTCACAAAAATGAAATCAGTCATTAGATAAGCCAAGTTATGAAACATTTGAAGACATTGAAGAAGATGCTCAAAATATAGTTTTACATGGTAAAGTTATGAGCATTGAAATTAGAGATTCAAAAGCTAATAATCGTAAGATCTATTCAATAGGTTTAACTGACAATAATTCATCAATTAAGTGCATATATTTTGGCAAAGAAGAAGAAAGAACAATAATGGACCCCTTAACTGAAGAGGAATTGGCATCAGATAGAATTGATGAAATTCGATTAAAAAGAATTGCAAAGGGTGATTGAATTGCAGTTAAAGGTAAAACATCATATTCTCAATTTGATAGGGAACAAAACTTTATTATTGATAAAATAGGTAAAATTTCACGTTCAGAATCATCAGTTAAAGATGAAGCTAATCAAAAACGTGTTGAACTTCACGTACATACAAAAATGAGTGCAATGGACGGAGTTTCATCAATTCAAGACTATTTACAAATGGTTGATAAATGAAATTGAAAAGCTATTGCTGTAACTGATCATATCAATGTTCAAACATTTCCTGATGCGTATAATGAGTTAAGAAAAATTAATAAAAATAAAGCAGATGAAGATAAATTAAAACTAATTTATGGTCTTGAAATGAATATGATTGAAAAAGGAGATTATTGAATTGTTAAAAATCCCAAAGGTCTAAAAATAAGAGAAAGAAAAATGGTTGTATTTGACTTAGAAACAACAGGTTTATCGCCTGAATTTAATGAAATTATTGAATTTGGTGCTGTTGTATTTGATCCAACTACTGGAAAGACAGTTAAACATGATTATTTATTCAAACCAAAAGAACCTTTAAAACAATTTACCATTGATTTAACAAACATAACACCAGAAATGTTAGAAGATAAGAAAAATATTGATGATGATTTTGCTAAAATTTATGACTTAATTAAAGATAGTATTTTAATTGCCCATAATGCAAACTTTGACTTTAATTTTTTAAATAGTTTATCTAAGCGTTTAGGTTATGGTGAATTAGATAATACTGTTATTGATACACTTACTCTTTCTAGATTAGTTAGACCAGCTTTAAAATCTCACAGACTTGGTGCTGTATGTAAGAAATTTGGAATTTTATATGATGAGCATGTAGCTCACCGTGGAGATTATGATGCTGATGTTTTAAATGATTTATTCTTTAAAATAATTGCTGAATTAAAACTGACAACTCCAATTATTTATGATAATGACTTAATGAAATTAGAACCAAAAAATGATAAAGACAACGTTAACTTATTAAGATCTCGCGGAGTTCATGTTAATGTATTAGCTAAAAATCAACAAGGGCTAAAAGATATCTTTAAACTAGTTTCAATTTCTCATACTGATAACTTTTTTAACTCTCCTAAAGTATTTAAGGAAAAATTAAAAGAATTTAAAGAAAAAAGTAATATTTTAATTGGTGCAGGGTGT is a genomic window containing:
- a CDS encoding DxFTY motif-containing membrane protein, coding for MSDIKGLDWNKTREFNLERTNIWISFAFEILVVVLPYVVIWILIGSSWNTTKYHNYYNFLPLKEFLLSLICIGYVLIALTFNLITYFLKWQREDSFTFTISIALCLAGLIINSIWIDNLSIGGFAIFLKLIFLVVFALIGIFIGTLITMLIRNFRFKIEEEDQILLEAHKNGEEIPSIKKIRLQRAEKYRIRKEQDLQELNRFKKELDEKIAIELKNKKIEKLDQRENKKRNKKSNKK
- a CDS encoding phosphatidate cytidylyltransferase; its protein translation is MSSKIETNQSRFLNLKNNSFFIRFASSIIIVALIILFISTAILSEELWVNLKNVHTAKIVSQSLGVVMLCISISILIFCIYELATSLKIKNKWFITIMEILALAIFLAPITSKMNLEQLFIYQGWALKSIFSAWYMQIIYLILFLVISFTSGYLSGIEMRKLMMIVGTSLIIIFGLKGFTYISLSNDYISQEYSSIKFGYITAIWIWLIVILTDTFAYIFGVAFGKHKMAPVISPKKSWEGAIGGFVTAFVVAVIMAILFFFFMNSHAVFKDYMSNIEENLGKGIVIFLYILLAALISFIGQLGDLFFSLIKRKNNIKDFSNLIPGHGGVLDRLDSFMLVFLFMYLFTLIN
- a CDS encoding FAD synthetase, whose product is MKVFRTDINNIIQSQKKSCVTIGMFDAMHKYHKIIINKAQVIAKENNLESIIITFSHKPNKEKYTLLNEEKKINFIEENFKIDKLIILNVDDNLIKTSKEKFVEILKTKLNVIKLVEGSDFRFGFEKAGDVQFLKENFGTENVFIFERDENISTSKIKELVRENKIDQIEDQLEVDTNLLK
- the truB gene encoding tRNA pseudouridine(55) synthase TruB, producing MNKSGIIILNKPQGLTTNHLIQRLKRKLNVKKIGHAGTLDPLATGLVICLINSGTKLSDYFLNENKAYEVTMKLFKATDTYDSDGATVEEQERFEIGKQEIEKVISRFNGLTYEQEPPMYSAIKIEGKKLYEYARENQVVKVNKRTVKINSLIFDNFENDEISLTVYCSKGTYIRSLIVDIAKELKTIAHVTRLNRIESGNFKIGDSVSLDECQESNLIEMADAVKMADYEIIKLEDTLNIEHGKKIELQIEKDIVFISNNLNQLIACYEREKDNLFKCKRGGLNI
- the coaE gene encoding dephospho-CoA kinase (Dephospho-CoA kinase (CoaE) performs the final step in coenzyme A biosynthesis.), whose product is MIIGVYGTIGAGKTTISNKIKKLKFKVVNADKIARDILNSRDIQKQIKNLFPNAFVVDELDRSKLRKIISEDEKSLNKLNSIVWPEIKNQISLIIKTNPGNIVIDAALLPELDLEIDKYIRVKSNLITTLLRVKKRDKKSFKETYRIYKQQKQRINKYKINDEVIISNDIWTKNITYKQLHKKIFK
- the rpsO gene encoding 30S ribosomal protein S15, with protein sequence MISKTRKAEIIKEFGGSDANTGLAEVQIALLTEDIANMTEHLKEHKKDVPTRRTLLKKVAQRRHLLDFLIKKDVNRYKEIIAKLGLRK
- the rseP gene encoding RIP metalloprotease RseP; the protein is MGSVLIVILSILISIIVVLVLITLHELGHFIVAKLSKAYVFEFAIGFGPKLFVIKRKETWYSVRLIPLGGYVSIASDFAEPPKGREEEFEKIPDARKIDYAIKWKKTLFILFGPLVNLFIAYILIFSVMFGVGYKPSDPNFYGQNFATSSIAYKIIYANENKGTLPPETENKYIYNDLQIAITEWNVKIESVPEIFSFKTQNKSNLAPTYLQISKMFNDGKNNILNELHKSEINSGSVEYQFKYVKLANDYSGDIQETKETKFITISNDKTISEWKRTGQITGIAIAPPDRHFKNGGQKFGYTFVETWNQAFSLVIGIGKFFTGDFSAISGPVGIAKSSIGTTSAVTTSITASRIFYVSSISANLFMLNMLPFPPLDGYKFWETLVEWVTKKEVSQKTKTIIYAAGAILLLSFIVVITIKDFIF
- a CDS encoding IS30 family transposase, which codes for MNNYKQISLKERTLIEYLLNIQNKSVSFIAKELNRNRSTIYREIKRNKAAIIYKTKDSQFTRDINNTLSHQNKISKYNEFLRFLYVNFNPKSFSIDVCVFKAKELGIKTPTTQTVYNWIKNKQIKIKSKDLLRPRFWWKKSSKYKHYLWEISKMNSIPITYRPKNINQRKDIGHFEIDLIVSSGNSSKAIMTLVERVTRKGFAIKLENKTMKHTNEKLKELIGKENLNIKSITKDNGMEFNLLHEVTQELNVPLYTCNTYASCEKGTNENFNGLIRRYLPKKTNFTNLKDDNIIEILNEINKMPRKILNYKSAQEFYETFG